tctCATTATACGTGTCAGTATGTtgttgtgtatatatgtaagtatctgtatctgtatctgtactTGTATCTGTATTTTATAGAAGTATATGTGGAGCTGTCTAGACAGCTACAATGGCCGCCATCTACGAGGCAGTCGGCACGGGGTTAAAATAATGCAGGCCGTTGGTCTGTGGGgagaaaaaacagaaaatagaTTATATAGTACACAACACATATAATAGCAGATAATGCGAATGTGAAGGGCAAAACTTACCGCCATATCGTATTCGGTTATGTAGGCGGGTATTTCCAGCTGATCCTTTGTTATGGCCGAGTACAGATGCTCGACGCCGGGCAGCGAATGCACTTTGGCCTTGATGGCGGGCGCCATGAATGTGGTGAACCACCAAGTCATCATTTTCGTCCAGAACGTGGGATGCACAATATAGAAGGCCTTCAGGTTCTTCTTGTATCTACAAGGCATAgattattaataattgttgtagttgaaATAGTTCGAAAGAGACTTACTTGTATGGCAAGACACTGTAGACCTCACGCAGCCAATGCAGCGATGGATAATTGTTGGTGGATGTGAGGGTATGGAAGTATGCGATCACATAGTCGCCCTTGACAATTGGATCCAGCAGTTTTATCAGATACAACAGTGCCTGCAAAAGAGCCAAGATGTGTATTAgatataaattgatttcaaatactttataaGCTATCTCTCACCTTCTCCAGGTCAATGTTCTGTGCTGGAAACCATTTGCCACAGAACACAATCACAGGTCGGCCCAAACGATCCACGCCGCTCTGATAGAGACAGCCAATGCCAGATACTTCAGTCAGATCCTCAACTTGTGCCCGCTGCAAGAGACGCTCGTATCTGAAAGATGATTAATAGAGAATAAATTCCATTTAGATCTACATTTCAATGATTATTCCATtgactattattattgttgttattgataATGTGCTAATAGCCCTGCAAACTGACAACAATACAATTTTCTATGTGTGGATTGATCATGCAAATGCGAATGTTCAGTTACTGTTTATTCGCCTGTCAGTCATATGAATTTGCCCGACTTTCATGACGAGCACGAGTAAACCTACAAATTGGGCTATgatagtttttatacccgttacccatagcttagaagggtattataacattgtgccTCAAGGAAATGAAATAAGGAGGCacctccgaccctataaaggaTATAGAATATATTCTTACTCAGCATGAACAGCAAAGACAATATAGCCatggctgataatctggtatatgttatgcactctatggtataatttgtacattatggtatattttgcacattatggtatattttgaatataacaTTATATATCTTAGAATTTTTgggttatatttatttggtatattttaagaataataccgcattcttttgtttttattgataatgGGTAGACCCTATAAAggatatatattcttgatcagtgtcaacagccatggctgataatctggtatattttgaactctatggtatattttgtacactatggcatattttgcacatcttgatatattttgaatatagtattatatcaatataccaaaaaacacgtcttagtatttttgtggtatattaatttggtatattttaggaataataccgcattcttttgtttttattgataatgGGTAAAGGGTATCTCAAAGTTGAGCCCACTCAACTGTAGTTTTCCtacttgttgtgttttgttttgttttgttttgtttgcctcacaaactgtttaaaatgcTCGCCACATTTTTTTAgtgtttgcatttatttgtctGGCTCATTATACATTTTGAAAGGTGCAGTGAACATTCACCGGTTGCCtgctttacttttaaatgttCGTGCCAAAAACCAGCTTTAATAATTGTGAAAATGCTGAAAAGTGATTTCCGCTGTTCAAATGTTCatttataatcaatttaattgtttgctaTATTGTCACATTGAACTCGAAACTTCAATAAGCATTTTTTAGATATTAACAGTATGAAGATAAGAGAACGAGTTcattcaacaaattaaaattaaaatattttgcaaatatttgaaataattgcattaattacatttttttttaaagctaaaTGATGTTGAACTGGGTGGAGTCAACTTCcgattatttaataaataataatactcattatatacatatatgtatgtataaaattaaacaagtgAACAAGCTGCAGTTGAGTGTAATCGAATTTGAGACATtcgctactcattttcaaaaaaaaccaaattataaaaatggaCCAAGACCGCAAAtgaactaaaatataccgaaggctttgtttgatatatttatatagtactacaataaaaatatactatagaatacaaaatatactaattgtTAGTGATAATGTCCTTCTACCCTGTGGGTATTGAGTATAATGAAtcataaaccaaaaaattcaaaatatctCTGAATTTTACTTATAATACTCTTGTACCTACAGGGTAGAAGgctaaaattaattataaactgCAGAAAATGATATaagtaaatgcaataaaagttCGCAATTGCAATCTGCAATAATTGCAcaattatattcattattacATCTGGCTCAACTCATTATTGACTAAGAAttccaaattgttttctttggaATCgtagcatttgtttttgtctaaATGTAGCGCACAAAAGTGAGTCAGAGAATTGGGGTGActtgaaatatacaaatggtGTTAATCAACcagtttttttattgttattaattttgctGCCTGAGTCCGACACACGCCATGCCAATTGTTAACTGCGGctttaatgtatatttttagatgagtttttttattttgttgatgctGCAAAGTGACGCAGTGGACTTAAGACCGGTAGATGGCCAGCTGACTCGATGATAAGCCAGATATCCTCAGCAGAGTGATAAGAGAACGACAGTCACGAAGACAGTATCTGCATCCCCCCAAAGAGAAGACAGTTGAAGATAAGAATTTCGCCCGGAAAACATTGGttgtaaaccaaaaaatgCGTCGCATTGTGACGCAGTCTGCACAAATAAGCTGATAAACCTGATGAACCCAACTCACATGCtcctatattctatatatatatagagagtaTATTTGATACCCTATACTTTTTAGCTTGAATAACAAACTTTACTCAATTGGCGTGTGAATTTGCATctgataaattaaaatgcagtttTTATTGCAGCTACACAATATCGTGCGCACTTTTTGGAGTAGATACAGTATCCATTAGCTAATAGAACTCTACTTTGCTGTGGGTGGCAAGTGGGTTGCCTTAGGCAGTCTTCCCTGTAGCCATGGTAAGTTATACTATAGTAGTATAccacataataatatttctattttctctTCCTGCCCGCAAATTGCATGCCATTGTTTAGTTCGATTGACAGCTTTGCCCCTCTTTTCGCTCCCTTTCCCATTACTTGTCAGGGTCGTAAATAATGCACAACGGTTGATGAGCTGTCTAAAGGATTTATCGACATGCCTCGTGGCATATCTCGCTGCTGGCTATAAATAAGTAGACGACAACTAGTTGAAGTTTAAGCCTCAACTACACACAAATCTCTGGCAAGTAGTTGTTGGAAATCTCTTGGGTTTCGGGTAGTGGGTCACTTGGCACGCGATGACGTCACTCTTCAATTAAAGTGAAAAGCGGCgacgtcatcgtcgtcatacAATGAACTTTAATTGATTGGATTGCCACCCATCGGATCACCTCCCATCGCATCGTATCGCATCACAGCGCatcattcaatttcaattgatttcttGAGCATGTTTACCTCTCTTCCGGCGTCTCCATGAGCTCATCGGGTCCCATCATGTCCCCGGTTGTCTCCTGCATGGGGCTGGAGCCCAAGTCTATGGACGTCATGCCCTCGAGCATTGTCattgtgtgcgtttgtgtttgtgtgtgggtgtttggGTGGTTATGTGGTTGCTTTTGGGTgggttattgttgttgttgttgcctttccCTTTGCTAGTGCTagttcaattatttttgttactgTATATATATCGATCGAAATGTAtggaaaatgtttttcttttgcttcagCGTAGTGTTTTTTCCTTGCACTTTCCTCCAATTGACGCAAATCGCGCTGTTGTTTTTCgccttttatttaaaaatagatgTCTCAATAATTTTCTTGAGTTGTGGCAGCTTTTAATTTTCTCTATTTTAAACTTTTGGCCAGACTTTTGTGTTGCGTACGGAAGCCGCgtgaaatgtttattattaacagCGAAGCGCGATTATAGCATCGAGTGTAACTATATAAGTAAACTATATTGCGATTTATATAAATCTGATTTGCCAATCTCCTCTATTCCAaacagtttttcttttcttttatatttctttttgcggGGGGGACGCGAACACAACGACCGTTCGCCACGAGCTGCGTTTCTCGACTGAACAGCGGCAGCTCTTCTCTTCGGTTGTTTGCTCCTCAGCTGCGTCTGCTCCTCCGCTCGTCTGCTCCTCAGCTCGTCTGCTCCACTGCCCCACTGTGTTCTAGCCCATCACTCATCTGTGTACGTGTGTACACCAAGAGTCGAGTCAGGaagtcgctctctctctctctctgtgactctctctctcagttgcgctctctctttgtgtgtgcgttgctCTTGCGTCTGCGCCCTTTTAACTGTGCAATGACATCAACACAGCCGAAGACaagtaataacaacaactagcTGAACATTGTGGGAGGACAGTAAATTGTCCAAGGACATGCCAGGCTTTTACCTGACAGCCGCCAATCGCATAATGCAAATGTCAGGCTCTCTACCCTCCACCACTTTCCACTGCTTGTCCAATGAATCAGTTAAGTCAGTCAAATTTCGAGTTCTCGTGCCACATTTTAGACAGCGCAACGTGACGTATGcgctattttcatttaaacgAAAGCAAATAACATTTCACATCatttcaactcaactcaacactctttctctctctctctgtctcctcACATGAACCCGGCTCAATACATTGAACCAACCAAGCGACTGTCTGACAATCTGACAGTTTGACGGCGATTACTTACGAGGGCACACATAAAATACATGTGTATTAAGATTTATTAAATGCCTAACAAAATGCGATGACACACGATACAAGCTGGCGAGCAACCCCAATAACCAAATGAAACAAACTGTGTGGTTGTTTGCTTGCATGCACTCAATGAAGTGCAACTGAATCGAGTTTGAATTACACTCTGAGTTCAGGAACTCAGGAAGGGAAAGGGGCAAAAGGGGAGACGGGGGCTGGCAACACGGGTTGAATTGATCATTGGCCCATAATTAAGTTGACAGAAAAATGccatgaaattgaaaatttgacATTGAACGTCAAGTTAACGCCGAATTGGCATTCAGCTTTGTGCGATTTACTTTTAAGTAATTCTCTATGCACACTGGGAATTGAATTCAGTTTCCAATTCAATTGGATTGGATTCAAATCGTACTTACTACTGTtcattcgttcgttcgctTGTTCGTTgagtaaaatgcaaattaagaCGCAATAAAGATTAAGGCTAACTGTGAATACAAACTCAAGCGAGGGCTGTCTAATTAGTTGTCATTCTTTTGCAAACTGagtatctatatataaaaaacttaacaaacataatatttttaactatttaatgGTTTGACCATTTAAATACTTCACTTTCTTAAAGTGTTAATATAAATTAGGAAAGTAGTTTCTTGAATGATTTAGGAAATATAACTTTCCCATTTCGAATTTAGGGaatacaatttgttgctgtcattTTTAAATGCTGTATACTCTTTTGaaattaagattaaaaagttttaaaagttttttttacacttgaatacataatgaaatgaattttaaaaacatttttatatttatacataaacataatacatcattttgaattttattttagtaaacGTAAATTCAATTCAGAAGTAAAAgaatctataatttttaatatcattttgccttagttaaatttattgtattcatCTTAACTTTTCTAAGTTTATTCAACCTAAGTAATATTTTCTTGTAGTTCTAAAatcattcaaatttaatacagATAAAAGATATGTAATGCTAAATAAcctttttaatcaattaaaacaaatcgAATATTTTGAGTTCAAGTTTGCCTTTTGCGTAATCAAAGCAGATGTTATTGAAATTTGGTTTTAATCCTCATATTTGTGTTGaggtttggttttttttttatatatatttactaccCCTGTGTTGTTAAGGTACTTTAAATATGCTGTACAGATTCTCCAcctaataaaaacacaaaaaacaaaaataaatttgaattcttAAGAACTTTTTGTCAAGCAACTGCTGAAAGAACCCTCGCAACCATAATTGATAATAACGCTATTTACTATCTTTAGGCTTGCCAAGAATAATCCCATTCGCAGTTCGTCACactcttttgtatttttaggaAATGACCCCAAAAAATGCCAAACGAACCGAATTTCGGACATGCAATTGATGACGTCGCCACAGGACAATGACGTCGTTACTCAGTCAGGTCAAGTAAGTCAGTAATAAGTATGTAAGCATGTGTATACTTAGTATAAGAAGTGGTCTTCAATTGCACGATATAGGATCGCGTGCCAATGTCCTGTAAAATTTGCATAGCCACCATAGAAGCGGCGTCTAAAGGAGCAAGCAttggaatggaaatggaattggCTGGTCAAAGAAGTCATTTGTTAGTCGCTTAAGATATTTCCGGCACGCGCCCTCAACGAAATATATGAAtctatttgtatatatttatctatctACAAGTATTATGCGTTGTATTACACTTGTGTTTATGAACTGTGTGGAATGGAGTGGAGTGAAGTGGAGTGGAGGGCAATGGCAGGCAATCCTGTGACAGTTTTATGAACTGCAGACGAGTCAGTTATGAGTGTGTAAACGTTGTTAATGACGTAAGCGAGCATCTGATATGACGGCAACTGTTTACGTGCCCTTGTAATGATTACATTGCGTAATGAAAACACCCAACAAACTAACTGGCCAGCAAACAAGCAGTAATAACAAGAAGGGAAGGAACAACGTGTAGCTAAAGTTTGCCAAACTATTgtttaattaacattatatATCATACCATATGAAATAAACTATGTAGTATGGTGAAATTAAGCTGAAGAACTAATCatctatttaaatatgaatgcTCCCTATTTAAGCATTGTGTTTATCTGAAGATATGGCGCATTAATTAATGAATCATTTAGTAGTTAGTCTATTAGTCACAGAAAAAGTTGGCTACTATCTATTGCTGcaagcttttttttattgttttcacaTCGAAATGAATTAATCTATTTTTCAATAAGATAAAGGAAAATGACAAGAGGAGACAACAATAGATTGTCAACTACAACAAAGATTTTCcccatttaaattttatatttcaatgaattttaAGATGATCCATGAACTTTCAAtattaaacaacttttacGTGTGCTTTAAAGCTTTCTGAAGTacttcaatatataatatgtaatcTGGAGGGAGACCCATTTAAATGTGATTCTTAAATATAGCTTTAACTGATTAAGAAGCTTACATTATTTAACAACTTTAATCAAGCTTTAAAGCTGCATTAAGCACttgaatttatatatcatattGCAAGATAAGGTAAGGTAAAGTG
This is a stretch of genomic DNA from Drosophila albomicans strain 15112-1751.03 chromosome 3, ASM965048v2, whole genome shotgun sequence. It encodes these proteins:
- the LOC117566830 gene encoding protein GDAP2 homolog isoform X3 — protein: MEGNNSDLEYGARDMNGLSLNSYSSGLQAQIQRDLDRQHLLSDRPIAGIYESVVADGIESPEHQDRYERLLQRAQVEDLTEVSGIGCLYQSGVDRLGRPVIVFCGKWFPAQNIDLEKALLYLIKLLDPIVKGDYVIAYFHTLTSTNNYPSLHWLREVYSVLPYKYKKNLKAFYIVHPTFWTKMMTWWFTTFMAPAIKAKVHSLPGVEHLYSAITKDQLEIPAYITEYDMATNGLHYFNPVPTAS
- the LOC117566830 gene encoding protein GDAP2 homolog isoform X4, which gives rise to MTMLEGMTSIDLGSSPMQETTGDMMGPDELMETPEERYERLLQRAQVEDLTEVSGIGCLYQSGVDRLGRPVIVFCGKWFPAQNIDLEKALLYLIKLLDPIVKGDYVIAYFHTLTSTNNYPSLHWLREVYSVLPYKYKKNLKAFYIVHPTFWTKMMTWWFTTFMAPAIKAKVHSLPGVEHLYSAITKDQLEIPAYITEYDMATNGLHYFNPVPTAS
- the LOC117566830 gene encoding protein GDAP2 homolog isoform X2, whose product is MINNSFEFSSDDDSDVSPHDMEGNNSDLEYGARDMNGLSLNSYSSGLQAQIQRDLDRQHLLSDRPIAGIYESVVADGIESPEHQDRYERLLQRAQVEDLTEVSGIGCLYQSGVDRLGRPVIVFCGKWFPAQNIDLEKALLYLIKLLDPIVKGDYVIAYFHTLTSTNNYPSLHWLREVYSVLPYKYKKNLKAFYIVHPTFWTKMMTWWFTTFMAPAIKAKVHSLPGVEHLYSAITKDQLEIPAYITEYDMATNGLHYFNPVPTAS